The Streptomyces uncialis genomic interval GCGCCGCCACAGCGGTACTGCTCGGACTGGTCGCCGTCGCCCAGGCCGACCTCAAGCAACTCCTCGCGGCGTCCAGTTGCGCCCAGATCGGCTTCATGGTGATGGCGGCCGGGACGGGGTCCGTCACCGGCGGGACCGTACAGCTCATGGCCCACGCGGCGGCCAAGAGCCTGGCGTTCCTCGTCGCCGGTGCCTGGCTCACCGCCCTCGGCGTACGGACCCTGCCCGCCCTGCGCGGGTCGGCCCGCCGCCATCGGACGGCCGGCCTCTCCTTCACCGTGTCCGCGCTGACGCTCGCCGGGATTCCGCCGCTCTCCCTCTGGGCGGCCAAGGACCTGCTGCTGGCGGGCGCCCTGGCGGAGAGCGCCTGGCTGTACGCGGTGGGGCTGGCGGCCGGGGTGATCTCCGCCGTGTACGCGGTGAAGGCACTCTGGTTCGTATGGCGTCCGGCACCGGTTCCCGGCAGCGGCGTCCCGAGCGTGACACCCGTGTCCGGCACCGGCCTTCCGCGCCGCGAGCCATCCGCGTCCGGTACCCGCCTGCCGGGCACGGCACCCGCGCCCGGCAGCGGCCGTCCCGGCCGGCCAACTGTGTCCGGCAGCGGCCCTCCCGGCGAGCCACCCGCGCCCGGCACCCACCTACCCCGCATGCCAGCTGCGCCCGGCAGCCGCCCACCCGGCGAGCCATCCGCCTCCGGCATCCGGCTGCCGCGCGTGGAGGCGCCGCCGTTCGTCCTCCTCGCCGTCGCATGCGTCGGCCTCACCGCGCTCGCCGTGCCTCCGGCGCGGGACGCGGTGGCCCGGGTCCTCGGGGGCGCGACGCAACCGGTCCCCGTCGCCTGGGAGTTCGCCCTCTCCGGTGGGCTGGCCCTGCTCGCCTCCGCCATCGTGTGGACCTGGGGCGCCCCCGCCCTCGGAGCGCCGTGGACCGACTGGCTCCGCCTGGAAGCCGCGGCACGACTCCTCCTCGTACGCCCCACGATCCGCGTCGCCCACGCCCTGGCCGTCTTCGACGACCGGGTCCTGGACCGGGCCGTCGACGGCGTGGCGCGCGGCGTCCTCGCCCTCGCCCGGTGGACCGACCGCCGCGTCGAAACGGGTGTCGACCGCGCCGTCGAAGGCGTCGCGTCCGCCGCACGCGCGCTCGGCCGATGGGCCCGCGGACCGCAGAGCGGACAGCTCCACCAGTACCTCGCCCAGACCGTCGCGGCGTTCACCGTCCTTGCCATCGCACTCGTCCTCGTGAGGTGACCGCATTGCTCACGGCCCTGATCCTGCTCCCCACCGCCGTCGCGGCACTCCTGATGTGTGTCCCGCGCACTGCCCCGCGCTCCGTCTTCCTCACCGTGTGGGTGGCGACCGCGGCAGCCGAACTCGCCCTCACCCTGGCCGTGTGGGCGGGATACCGGCCCGACGGCGGAATGCAGTACGAGACACAGGTCACATGGATCCCCAGTGCCGGGGTGAGCTACCACATCGGTGTCGACGGCCTGTCCTTGCCGCTGATGGCCATGACCTCCCTGCTCTTCCTCGCCTGTGCCGTCTACGCACTCCGGGAGACCCGGCGGGTACGGGAGTTCGCGGCGCTCTTCCTCTTCCTCCAGACAACCTGCCTCGGACTGTTCGCCGCCCTCGACCTGATCCTCTTCTTCGTCTTCTTCGACCTGTCCATCGTCGCGATGTACTTCATCATCGCGAGCTGGGGGCACGCCGGAGCGCACCGGGCCGCCCTGAAGTTCTTCCTCTACACCTTCCTCGGCTCCCTCGCCCTGCTGCTCGGCTTCATCGGCCTCTACCTCGCCGCCGATCCGCACACCTTCGACATCGTCGAACTCACCGGGACGAACCCCCTCGCCGGCCGCTCGCTGTACGGCGCGCTGGTACTGCTCGCCATCGGCGTGGGCCTCGCGGTGAAGACCCCGACCGTCCCCTTCCACACCTGGCTGCCGCCCGCGCACACCGAGGCCCCCACCATCGGATCGGTCGTCCTCGCCGGTGTACTGCTCAAGATGGGCACCTACGGATTCCTGCGGATCGCGATGCCCGTACTCCCCGGCGCCTGGACGGAGTACGCCCTGGTCTTCGTCGTCGTCGGCGTGGTCTCCGTGCTGTACGGGGCACTGGTCGCCATGGCCCAGACCGACTTCAAACGGATGATCGCCTACACCTCGGTCAACCACATGGGCTACATCCTGCTGGCGATCGGCGCCGCCGCCGCCGTCGGCACCGGCGAACAGGCCCGGCGACTCGCCGTCACAGGAGCCGTGTTCCAGATGGTCAGCCACGGTCTGCTCACCGGCGCGCTCTTCCTGCTCTCCGGCGTGCTGTACGCACGCGGACGCACCTACGAGATGGCCGCGTACTCAGGGGTCGCCGACCGGGCCCCGGTCTTCGCCGCGGCGACCGGACTCGCGGCGTTCGCGTCCCTCGGACTGCCCGGCTTCTCCGGCTTCATCGCCGAGTTCCAGATCCTCGCCGGCAGCCTCGGCCCCCGGCCCGTCGCGACCGGACTGGCCCTGCTGGGCATCCTGATCACCGCCGCGCTCCTCGTCCGCGCGATGCAGCAGATCTTCCTCGGCCCGACACGACTGCCCGCCCTGGCCCCCGGCGCGGCCGGACCGTTCCCCGATCTGCGGCCGCACGAGAGCGCCGCCGTCCTCCCCCTCCTCGCACTCGGCATCGTCCTCGGCCTCATGCCCCGCTTCGTCCTCGACATCATCGAACCCGCCTCCCACCAGGTGCTGGACCTGCTCGCGCGATGAACGGGATGAACGAGAACCCCCTCGACCTCCTCCCCGAGGCGCTGCTCGCCGCGTCCGCGGTCATCGGACTGCTCCTCGGGGCCTGGCTGCCCCGGCACCGCCAGTGGATGACCGGCGCCCTCGCCGCCGCGGCCTGCACGGCGGGCATCGCCGCGGCGGCCGTCGCCGCGGCCGGTCCCGACACCACCGCGTTCGGCGAGTCCTTCAGCGTCGACCCCGTCACCGGAGCGGGCAGGATCATCATCCTCGCCGGCACCCTCCTCGTCCTCGCCCTGGCGGTCGGCCCGCTCCACGCGCACCCCCGTGAGACCGAGTTCTACGTCCTGCTGCAACTCGCCGCCCTCGGCGCCCTGATGCTCGCCGGGGCCCAGGACCTGCTGCTGCTCGCCGCCGGATATCTGCTGGCCAGTGTCCCCGCCTACACCCTCGCCGGATTCCGTAAGGACGCGGCGGGCACGGAAGCGGCCCTCAAGTACTACGTCGTGGGCGCGGCCCTCGGCGTGGTGATGCTCGGCGGGATCACGGTGCTGCTCGCCGCCGGGCGCGCGACCATGTACCCGATACTGCGAGCCGAACTGCCCATGGCCTCCGCCGCACTGGTGACGACCGGGACGATCGCGCTGGTGGCAGGCGTCCTCTTCAAGGCCGGGGGAGTGCCGGCCCACTTCTGGGTGCCGGACACCGTGCAGGGCAGCACGGCACCCGTGGCCGCGTTCCTGACCACCGTCCCCAAGATCGGCGCCCTCGTCGCCCTCTACCGCCTCGCCGCGGTGCCCCTCGCGGACACCGCGATCCCCTGGCCCGGACTGGTGGCCGTGCTCTCAGCGGCCTCGATGACCCTGGGGAACCTGGCCGCGTTCTTCCAGCGGGACGTCAAACGCCTGCTCGCGTACTCGACGATCAGCCAGGTCGGCTATCTCCTGATGCCCGTCGCGGTCGTCGGCGCCACCGGCCTCGACCAGCGGGCGCTGCTCTTCTACCTGGCGGCGTACACCGTCACCAACATCGGGGCGTTCGCCGTCGTCTGCGCCCTGCCCGACGCGCACACCATCGAGGACTACCGAGGACTGGCCCGGGAACGGCTCGTCCTCATCGCCTCCCTCGTCGTCTGCCTCCTCGGTCTGGTCGGCACACCACCCACCGCCGTCTTCCTCGGCAAACTCCAGGTGTTCAGCGCGGCGTTCGACGGCGGCTACGCCTGGCTCGCTGTCCTCGCCGCCGTCAACACGGTCGCCTCGCTCTTCTACTACCTGCGCTGGATCGCCCCGACCGTCTCGCCCCGAACCCACCGGCACGCGGCCACCGGCCCCAGGACGGCCGCGGGAGTCGCCTGCGTGACGGCCACCGCCTCCCTAGCCCTCGGCGTACTGGCCGAACCCGTCCTGGAAGTCCTCGCCACGCCCCTCATGCCCTGACACGGCCCGACGTGCTCCGACATGGCCCCGACACGACCTCCACGCGGCCTGGACACGACCCCGGCTCGGCACCGGAGCGGCCCGACTCGGCCCCGACCCGGGCCCCTGGGCCGGTCACCGCGGCTTCCACAAGTACGGGAGAGCTGTGGGCGCGGGAGGACTACTGCTGCGGGAGAATGCGGACGAGCCCGGCGGGTGCGACCGGTCGGCCGCGCCACTCGCGCGGATAGCCGAGCGACACCTCGCGGTGGGGCACCCCGTCGCACTCGATCGTGCGCGGGATGTGCAGATGCCCGTAGACGACGGTGATCGCGCGGTACCGCACATGCCAGTCCGCCGTGGCCTCGGTGCCGCACCACAGGGCGAACTCCGGGTAGCGCAGGACCCGGGTCGGCTCACGTACCAGCGGGAAGTGGTTGACGAGCACGGTGGGCAGCGCGGGGTCGATCCGGTCCAGGCGTGAGCGGGTGTAGGACAGCCGCGCCCGGCACCACGCCTCACGGCTGGGATACGGGTCGGGATGCAGCAGATACTCGTCGGTCGCGACCACACCCGCCTGGTGGGCGACGTCGAGCGCCCCTTCCACGGTGTATGTCCCCTCGGGCCGGAACGTGTAGTCGTACAGCACGAACAGCGGCGCGATCACGACCGGTCCGTCGGCGCCCGGCCACACCGGGTACTCGTCCTCGGGTGTGACCACCCCGAGGTCGCGCAGGGTCCGCACCAGGTGTGTGTACCGCTTGTCGCCCCGCAGCTGCACCGGGTCCTTCGGCGGGGTCCACAGCTCATGGTTGCCGGGAGCCCAGATGACCTTGGCGAAGCGTTCGTTGAGTGTGCCGAGCGCCCACACGATGTCGTCGAAGGTCTCCCCGACATCCCCGGCGACCACCAGCCAGTCGTCGTCCGACTCGGGGCGCAGCCCTTCGACGATGGCACGGTTCTCGGTGTAGCGGACATGGAGGTCGCTGATGGCGAGCAACTTCATCCCAGCACCCCTGCCCCGGCATCGCGGCCACGCCGCACGTCCTCGTACATATGGCTTCCCGTCCGTGTCCCCGCGCACGACATCTGTGCGCATGCCCTGTCCTCGCGCGCCGACCCGCTCGCGACGCGGTACCACTGACGAACACCCCACTCTACGTGCCGCGTTGGGTGGTGGGGGCGGGGGGACGGGAGGCCCGGGTGCGGGGAGGTCCCCATGCGGCCGGGTGCCCCGGTGTCACGACCGACGAGCCGGGCCCGACGGTCCGGGCCCGGCTCGAAGGGACTGGCTGGAACGCGCCGGGCTAGTAGTTCCGCCACTCGTGGCGGGTGTACTCCAGGACCGCGGGGTCCATCAGGGTGCTGGCCCGTACGTCCTGGCGGCGGCGGTCGACCGGGAAGACGGTGGACGCCCTGAGGACGGAGCCGTCGAGGAACCTCAGCGGCGGGGCGTCGCCCGCGAGGCGCAGCGGTGGCGGGGCGTCGGTTCCGGCGGTGGCGAGGAGGAAGCCCCAGTTGCCGAAGCTGGGCACATCGACCTGGAACGGCGTGGTGGTGTATCCGGCCTCGGCCATGGTCTCGGCGATCGACCAGTACGTCTTGGGGGCGAAGAACGGCGAACCGCCCTGGACGAGCACCTGGCTGTCCGGCTTCAGGACCCGGCCGAGGAGATGGTAGAACTCCACGCTGTACAGCTTGGCGAGGGCCGCGGTGTCCGGGTCGGGGAAGTCGATGAGGACCGCGTCGTAGCGCCGTGTCGCGTCGCGCAGCCAGTTGAAGGCGTCGGCGTGGACGGTGGTGACCCGCGGGTCGTCGAGGGCTTTGTCGTTGAGTGCGGCGAGCGGGGAGAAGTCGCGTGCCAGCCGGGTGATCGCGGGGTCGAGGTCCACCAGGGTCACGTCCTCGACGTCGTCGTAGCGCAGTACCTCGCGCAGGGCGAGCGCGTCGCCGCCGCCGAGGATGAGTACGGACGAGCGGTTCTTCGACAGACCGGGGTGGACGAGTGCCTCGTGGTAGCGGTACTCGTCCACGGAGGAGAACTGGAGGTCGCCGTTGAGGAACAGCCGGGTGTCCGGGGACCCGGTGAACGCCCTGGAGCGGGTGATCACGATGTCCTGGTACGGGGTGGTCTCGGCGTGGACGATCGGATCGCGGTAGAGCTGCTGACGGGCGCTGACCTCGATCTCGTCGGCCAGGACGTACACCGTGCCGAGGATGCCGAGGACGGCGGTCATACCCGCGAGCAGACCGATCCGCACGATACGGCGCATCTCATGGCGGAAGATCCACAGTACGACGACGACACCGGCGGTGGCGTTGACGGCGCCCACGACCAGGGCGCCCTGGAGCTGCCCGAAGGCGGGCAGCAGCAGGAACGGGAAGGCCAGTCCGCCGACCAGGGCGCCGATGTAGTCGACGGCGAACATATCGGCGACGGCGCTGCCCGCCTCCTGCCGTCTGATCCGCTGGAGAAGAGTCATCAGCAGGGGGATCTCGGCGCCGATGAGGAGTCCGACCGCGAAGGACACCACCACCATGGCGGGCATGTAGATGCGCAGCCAGGCGAACGAGACGTACAGGATGAGCACCGACAGTCCGCCGACCAGGGCGAGGGTGCCCTCGATGAGGGCGAAGCCGCCGGCCGCCCGCTTCTGGAGCGGTTTGGCGGCCAGCGAGCCGATGCCCATCGCGAAGACCATGACGGACAGCACCACCGAGGTCTGCACCACGGAGTTGCCGATGAGGTAGCTGCCGAGCGCGGTCAGCGCCAGTTCGTAGGTCAGTCCGCAGGCGGCGCAGATGAACACGGCGAGCAGCAGCAGGAACCGTGCCGCCCGCGACTGGGGCCCTTGCGCGCGGGACGCGGGTTCGGAGGTGCGGGGGACGGTGTCGGTGCTCACGGAGGCGGTCAGGAGACGGCCGCGCCGACCATGAAGGCCGTACCCAGGTACATCGCCGCCTGGACCCAGGCCGCGGGATGCGGACGGTCGCCGCTGTCGTCCAGGACGACGGCGCCCATCCGGCCCGGGGTCATCAGCCCCACGACGAGCGAGATGAGCGTCATCACGACGACTCCCGCAAGCCCGTAGAGCAGGGTGCTGGCGAGGCCCTGGCCGAGGCCCAGTTCGGACTCGCTGGCGCGGATCGACTGCTCGATCACCAGGCCGATGGCCACCGTCTGCCCGGCGAGGAGGATCGCCGCCCCGCGGTTGCGCTCGGTCCACACCACATGGAACAGCTTGCCGGGGGTGACGAGGTCGAGGGCGACGAAGCCCACGGCCATCACGACGAAGCCGACGAGGCCGTAGAGCAGGGCGATGCCCGCCGACTCGAATATCTCTGCCACGGTGGTGCCTTTCGCTGGGGTCGTTGACGTGCTCGGACGGGCGGCGGTGGGCTATTTGCCCGCGCCGGGGCCCCCGCCGCGGAATTCGTTGCTGTCCGGGTGCGGCCACTTCGAGGGCAGCTTCCCGTACCAGCGCTGATAGCCGGTGCGGTAGTCCACGACCTCGATCCGGCTGCCCCGCTTGTAGGGGGCGATGGAGACGATGTCCTCGCGGTAGCGCAGGTACACCGTGTTCCCGTCGCGGCCCCGGTCCCGTGCCGAGGTGTGCCCGGAGATCTCGTCGGCGACCGAGCCCGGGCGGTCCTTCTTGTCCACATGGCCGACGGGTACGCGGGCGTACTGGCTGCTGATCCACTGGTACGGGACGGCGTTGGCCTGCTCGTCCGAGCTGTCGGAGCAGGCGGCGAGCGCCACCGTGGCGAGGAGCGTCGCGCTGACGCGTCGTGCGGTCTTCATCGGGCCTCCATTCGGGTGTGCGTCGCCACGATCCGGCGGCTCTGCGGATAGGTGTGCCAGGTCCGCCAGGCCAGCCCGTCGGCGAGCGGGTCCACGACCAGCGCGGTGACGGCTTCCTGGGCCCCGGGGAAGATCCCGTACAGCGCCCGCGGGTGGGTGTCCGACATCCGTCGGACCCATGCCACCTCGTTGCTGAACTCCTCCGGGGTGAAGTCCTGCACCCGGGCGGTGAAACGGTACTGCCAACCGTCGGACGTCCGCACCGTGTCGGGCAGGCCGCCCGGGGTCCCGGGCAGGCACGCCACGGTTTCCCGGACCGGGCCGGCGAAGACCTGATGGGAGGCGCCCAGCAGCCGGAGCTG includes:
- a CDS encoding metallophosphoesterase family protein — its product is MKLLAISDLHVRYTENRAIVEGLRPESDDDWLVVAGDVGETFDDIVWALGTLNERFAKVIWAPGNHELWTPPKDPVQLRGDKRYTHLVRTLRDLGVVTPEDEYPVWPGADGPVVIAPLFVLYDYTFRPEGTYTVEGALDVAHQAGVVATDEYLLHPDPYPSREAWCRARLSYTRSRLDRIDPALPTVLVNHFPLVREPTRVLRYPEFALWCGTEATADWHVRYRAITVVYGHLHIPRTIECDGVPHREVSLGYPREWRGRPVAPAGLVRILPQQ
- a CDS encoding polyamine aminopropyltransferase, which produces MSTDTVPRTSEPASRAQGPQSRAARFLLLLAVFICAACGLTYELALTALGSYLIGNSVVQTSVVLSVMVFAMGIGSLAAKPLQKRAAGGFALIEGTLALVGGLSVLILYVSFAWLRIYMPAMVVVSFAVGLLIGAEIPLLMTLLQRIRRQEAGSAVADMFAVDYIGALVGGLAFPFLLLPAFGQLQGALVVGAVNATAGVVVVLWIFRHEMRRIVRIGLLAGMTAVLGILGTVYVLADEIEVSARQQLYRDPIVHAETTPYQDIVITRSRAFTGSPDTRLFLNGDLQFSSVDEYRYHEALVHPGLSKNRSSVLILGGGDALALREVLRYDDVEDVTLVDLDPAITRLARDFSPLAALNDKALDDPRVTTVHADAFNWLRDATRRYDAVLIDFPDPDTAALAKLYSVEFYHLLGRVLKPDSQVLVQGGSPFFAPKTYWSIAETMAEAGYTTTPFQVDVPSFGNWGFLLATAGTDAPPPLRLAGDAPPLRFLDGSVLRASTVFPVDRRRQDVRASTLMDPAVLEYTRHEWRNY
- a CDS encoding DUF2617 family protein, with translation MSGGSGIALATPYLDTDADQLAFSLGQPPHEALAVRDLTVGGVEVQLRLLGASHQVFAGPVRETVACLPGTPGGLPDTVRTSDGWQYRFTARVQDFTPEEFSNEVAWVRRMSDTHPRALYGIFPGAQEAVTALVVDPLADGLAWRTWHTYPQSRRIVATHTRMEAR
- a CDS encoding DUF4247 domain-containing protein — its product is MKTARRVSATLLATVALAACSDSSDEQANAVPYQWISSQYARVPVGHVDKKDRPGSVADEISGHTSARDRGRDGNTVYLRYREDIVSIAPYKRGSRIEVVDYRTGYQRWYGKLPSKWPHPDSNEFRGGGPGAGK
- a CDS encoding NADH-quinone oxidoreductase subunit N; protein product: MNGMNENPLDLLPEALLAASAVIGLLLGAWLPRHRQWMTGALAAAACTAGIAAAAVAAAGPDTTAFGESFSVDPVTGAGRIIILAGTLLVLALAVGPLHAHPRETEFYVLLQLAALGALMLAGAQDLLLLAAGYLLASVPAYTLAGFRKDAAGTEAALKYYVVGAALGVVMLGGITVLLAAGRATMYPILRAELPMASAALVTTGTIALVAGVLFKAGGVPAHFWVPDTVQGSTAPVAAFLTTVPKIGALVALYRLAAVPLADTAIPWPGLVAVLSAASMTLGNLAAFFQRDVKRLLAYSTISQVGYLLMPVAVVGATGLDQRALLFYLAAYTVTNIGAFAVVCALPDAHTIEDYRGLARERLVLIASLVVCLLGLVGTPPTAVFLGKLQVFSAAFDGGYAWLAVLAAVNTVASLFYYLRWIAPTVSPRTHRHAATGPRTAAGVACVTATASLALGVLAEPVLEVLATPLMP
- a CDS encoding NADH-quinone oxidoreductase subunit 5 family protein yields the protein MSALLWALIALPLAVGALLTAAGRYADRAAPAVAVACATATLGLAVAAALRHPTAEAPLLEHLPVRLAVDGLSGLTAVTVAAITAAVLLFSAGDIGPGESRARFFGLMLLFSGSMLTTVTAASLPVLLMAWEVMGATSWALIGFWWRDPARGRAANTAFLTTRAADLGLYLAAGAALAGGQANALALDGLSRTAEPWLSAVTAGVIVAALGKSAQLPFSFWLSHAMRGPSPVSALLHSATMVVAGAYLLLRLEPLLSASGWGGPAVAWTGAATAVLLGLVAVAQADLKQLLAASSCAQIGFMVMAAGTGSVTGGTVQLMAHAAAKSLAFLVAGAWLTALGVRTLPALRGSARRHRTAGLSFTVSALTLAGIPPLSLWAAKDLLLAGALAESAWLYAVGLAAGVISAVYAVKALWFVWRPAPVPGSGVPSVTPVSGTGLPRREPSASGTRLPGTAPAPGSGRPGRPTVSGSGPPGEPPAPGTHLPRMPAAPGSRPPGEPSASGIRLPRVEAPPFVLLAVACVGLTALAVPPARDAVARVLGGATQPVPVAWEFALSGGLALLASAIVWTWGAPALGAPWTDWLRLEAAARLLLVRPTIRVAHALAVFDDRVLDRAVDGVARGVLALARWTDRRVETGVDRAVEGVASAARALGRWARGPQSGQLHQYLAQTVAAFTVLAIALVLVR
- a CDS encoding DUF350 domain-containing protein, coding for MAEIFESAGIALLYGLVGFVVMAVGFVALDLVTPGKLFHVVWTERNRGAAILLAGQTVAIGLVIEQSIRASESELGLGQGLASTLLYGLAGVVVMTLISLVVGLMTPGRMGAVVLDDSGDRPHPAAWVQAAMYLGTAFMVGAAVS
- a CDS encoding complex I subunit 4 family protein produces the protein MLTALILLPTAVAALLMCVPRTAPRSVFLTVWVATAAAELALTLAVWAGYRPDGGMQYETQVTWIPSAGVSYHIGVDGLSLPLMAMTSLLFLACAVYALRETRRVREFAALFLFLQTTCLGLFAALDLILFFVFFDLSIVAMYFIIASWGHAGAHRAALKFFLYTFLGSLALLLGFIGLYLAADPHTFDIVELTGTNPLAGRSLYGALVLLAIGVGLAVKTPTVPFHTWLPPAHTEAPTIGSVVLAGVLLKMGTYGFLRIAMPVLPGAWTEYALVFVVVGVVSVLYGALVAMAQTDFKRMIAYTSVNHMGYILLAIGAAAAVGTGEQARRLAVTGAVFQMVSHGLLTGALFLLSGVLYARGRTYEMAAYSGVADRAPVFAAATGLAAFASLGLPGFSGFIAEFQILAGSLGPRPVATGLALLGILITAALLVRAMQQIFLGPTRLPALAPGAAGPFPDLRPHESAAVLPLLALGIVLGLMPRFVLDIIEPASHQVLDLLAR